TTGTGGTGACAGGAGCGGTAAGCAAGGAAAGGCAATGAACAGGTCATTGACTCTTTCAACAACACATCAATAAGATGTCCACACACCTAAAGACGGCTTCCATAAAAGCAAGCGTCAGCTAAAGACAGTGGATTACAGAATAAGGTTCAAATGGAGAGAGCACCATGTTGGCATACTGCTAAAGTACAACGGTTTCAAAAAGACATGGAGACTGAAGCACCCTGTACCGTGATATTTTTTGCCTTCATCACCGTCTTTTCCTTcaatttccatctctctctatataaTTGATTTGCCTTCTTTGCCTACCTACAATGCGTGGAGCAGGTTACTCAGGCAAGATGTGTTTCTCAATGACACTCTCCCCTTGGCTGCCATCCGAGTTAATTCCAAGTTAACCTTGTCTTCCTTCAGCATGAGAAAATGAAGGGCAGAAAGAAACTACATGAGTCGGAACGATCAGTCATTCCTAAGTTCCTGGTCCATACAGAGTTCCATCATCCACATCTCCTTTGTCCATAAGACCATTGTCAAAGCCAAGTGTactgtaaaataaaattaaagaAAGACTTCCTCTGCCTTTTGGGGTAATCAGGTAGAGAAAGGATTTGAAAAGCAGACGAACAAATGTTCTCGAGATGAGATAAAGTCAGAAATCGCTTCAATTGTTTTGTTGATCATCTAATGCAATGCCACAAGGCTTTCTTAGTATTCTATTTTAAAACTAGAGAGAAGAGAATGGGATTGCCCAAATTGTATTTCCTCCATCATATTAAAGGATTTGGACTCATTCTCTTAGCTGAGCTTGGAAATGAAATTGTACCTCAGTGTCAAATCACCAAATCACACCCCAGAACCTCAATTACAGCAACACACAATGGCAAATGGACCTTGCTAATGTTTTCAACCTCTCACGTTTCACCTCAAAAATAGTCTATGCAGGTGAGGGAAAAACGGAAACAAAAAAAGCCCAACCTTGTGGTCAACTAACCATGATGGCCATTGTAGTTTTCAAGGGCTTAAGATTAATCCTTCAACTTATCCCAGTAAAAGAAACACCTAGTTGGACGGCTTAACCCCTAGGCGATGTATGCATTTGGAGACTGTTCCTAAGGTCTAGTGGTGGTAAAGGGAAGACCTACATTATACTCCCACATGCTTTTGTATGTCCATGTTCAACCAATAGCAATCAGTAGATTCTCCACAGCAGTAAAAAGTCTAAACAGTACAACAGAATTTGCGTCTCAAAAAAGCTATGCTGATCAAAGCGAAGTCTGACTAAATGAaacatatttgaaaaagctctAATCAACTAAAAGCTTAGAGAGTTACAGAACATGGGGTACAGTGAAAACAATGTCCATCACAGTGCCCCTGTAATTGCTCACTGGGCGACTGCAAGTTTAATACTGGTCTAGACAGACCAATTTAAAGATGTGCCTGCTTTGGCAAATGTTCAAGGCTACAAAAGCCGGGCCTGCTCTGCAAACAAAGATTGTCTCAATAATTTGGGCTTCACCTTCACCATTAGAATCTGTTAGACAAATCCTTGAGACGGGGCTACTGTGAGAGGTACAAGGATTTTCTATGTGCTTATGTTAATCATAATCAGCAGATTAGCTATTGCCTTATTATTCGTTTATGTATTCTATCTCAATACTCATTCATATGTGTTCTTACTGTCATCAATATTTTGTATCAATGAAAGTCCTGTAAAGAACAGTAGTCAGGCCTGAAATACATTCTGCAGGCTGAGCAGCAGCCTTCTAGACACTGGGTGGAGACGAGCACTGGAGTCAAAATAACCATAATCCATGGCCTTCTAGGCCTGGCTTGTAGGAGTCCTGTAGTTTTTCTTAAAATACTGTGACGGTCTGGTCTATGATGCAGTATGTGCCTGATTTAAATGAATTAAAGGAACACCTGTTGACTGTTTGTCTATCTCTATTCTCTATCAATTCTgtcctctgaccttcatgcTTAGAGAGACGTTGCTAATACCACAGTGTGTCTGAATTGGTCACGGTGTAGCAACTATGCATTATGTTGAGGTTTGTGTTAACTCTCTTTTCAAACAGCAGCTATTCTAATACTCAGAGTCAGAACCTATCCCAAAGCCTAAACTGATTGTCTCCACTAGAATGGTGTGCCTGACAACCTTTTCCCCAACAgaacaatgtactgtatatcataATCCTTCTTACAATTGTGTGCTTGCAAAGCCATCTTGGAAAGGTAAATTACTTTTCAGAATACAATCTGTAGTTTAAGGCACACCTCAACTGTTTAGAAATGTATGCAGGGAAATTACCCACATTTGACTCATTCCTTTACATACAGCTTTATACCTCAGACTGAAGGTAATTCCCATTGACTTAGTAACTACGGTGTATAGCAGGGAAGGGCCTGTGTTTGGCAAATGCTGTGTAGATAAGATGAAACCCCTCATTGGAATCATCCAAAGGGAAAAATCCAGATGTATTTACATATGTGTAGACATTGTGTCTACACAGCCTCCTGCTAGGCCTAATTCAACATTAAAAGACTGAAGCATGTGAACCATACTTACACTCAGGGCCTTTGAAGCACCCAGCCATCAGATCAGTTGTTGGGCCTAACATGGGCTGGAGTCCTGGGAGATATGTGTGGGCTGGCGCTGGGCTTGTTTCACTCTGGTAAGGTCTAGCACACTGCTGGGGAAGGtctgaggggaggctgggggaccagtacaaggacacacagacatacatgtgAACACCATTTGGGCTCACAGTTACAATCCAAATATTCCATTAGATACGGCTCCCGTACGCCTGGCTTTGAGTTTCTGCTTTAAAAAGAAATGTCTCAGGGTGACAGTTTTGTTGCGATATTGGACACATTATTGATTGCCGAGTAATCAGGAGATTCAACAATAAAGTACAGATAAAGGAAGCACCAACCCTAGCTCCTCTCACTGTAGCCACCTATTAACAACCAAACCGCAAGCAATGCTCTACAATCTATGTTAATGAAAGCTTTATCAACCTGCTCACTGTGAGATACATAATGATCTACTGGACATTGCACACAAGTATAACGTACAGTTCAGAGGGAAGATTAGATAAAAAGTTTGTATAGACCAGATAAATTCCTATTTTTTTCTTTAGAATAACATGATTGTTTTTATTGCACTTATGTTGAGAACCTATGTTGCTAGGAACATTATAGAAACATTACTGCAGGTCCTATCTACCGCATGTGAATAATGAACAAATAATTTACGTTTTAACAATATCTTGTACAGTTTTACTATCTCTAAGAAATGTTTGCACAAAACTAAATACTGTTTCCTAACAGCACATAAAGTCACAGTTTATAAGACTTAAGCAGTACAATACAAAAAAGAAACTCACTACTATCCAGTGGGGTCTTGAATGTGCCCCGTCGTCTCTGAAGAATTCTCTCCAGCTCTGATTCATTGTTTGTTGACGGAGATTCTGTTTTAGGTTGGGGGGAGGGTCTTTTAATAGTCTCCTGTAAATTTTAAAGAACAAATTTCTATTATGGTCTTATCAACATAAATTGGATTTTAAATGTGATATTTCCTTTTTTAATTGCCAACAGATTTTCCTTGCTAGCTTTCAGTTtggacaaacacaaaacaaaaacaaaaccccAAAAAAGTTAAGCAACAGAGTTTTATACATTTGACATTTCATCTAAATGTTCCACCAAGAAGTACATTACCAGAATTCCTTTAAGTTCGTGAATGGCAGAATTAGAGggaactctttctctctggtaaAAGCAAAAGAAGATAGAAAGGTTTTGGAATAAACTGAAAATAGACACATTAGTCCTATTTTCTATAATTTGCTCCAGTTATCCATCAAACTACGTGAGGCTAAATTATGCATCTGGTCACAATAACAAAAGTACAAGTACAATAACCTGGGGATTTCATGCCTTCATTTGAAACCAAGGAAACATAACATTGAATTGTAAAAGTCAAGGTATAACTTTTCATGGTACATCATTTTGTAGAGTAGTGTAAGAAAGCCAACAACAACATGCATTTCAAGATGTCGTAAACCTTAAAAAGAGCCAGTGTTTTTCGaaaggatttaaaaaaaaaatgtcaataGAGTAATTTAATAATATTTAATCATTTAATAATCCTGTCTGAACAGATGCTACAGTATTACAGTACAGTCTATTTTAGCACAGAAGAGTGCTGCAGTTGTGCAACAATGGTCCTGACGGGTTTGGTCATTCAGCCATAGTCTTtcatcagacagcagacagtttaTTGCTCTGAGGACTACTGTGGCGCTGCTATGTGGCCACCAGTGAGAAGACACTGTACCTGTATGGGTCTGGCCCTGTTGGGTGACTGGCCTACAGGACGGAGGGCAACCCCCTTCTTGATTCTCTGCATCATCTCGTTCACCGCCTGCTGCCTGATGTCCGGctctgagacagacacagatggaTAGTGAGAGGGACAAGGACAAAAAGGAGCTTGCTATCTCCACCTATTCTATTATAACCAACAATACTCCTGGAGAGGTTATTATAGACAGAACAGTATTCTATTAGAAGGTCCAGATGAACATGAAAGTGTTTAGAAAACTGAGACTCCAGCCATTGCTGCAGTGCTGTTGAGAATTTTGAATAGAGAACCTTCAATTCTTTGCAAGACAGACATTACAAAGACAGTACTTTGTACTTTGTTCCAGTGGGGAAAGTTCAACGTCAAAAGAAACGTAATCTTAAAAAATAGCAGAGCTGTAGTTGACAATCATTCATTCCAAAACTTGTAATTGAAAATTACACAATCAAAAGATTGATAGCAAAAATTTGCCTCTAAACGGtataaaaatgtgtttttatacAACTGTATGCAAAGGTTTGGCTTCCCTTGACAAAAAACATTATTGGCAATTTCTTTCCATCCAAGAATCTGTCTCAAGGGTTGGCAACCCGGGGTTACTTAACCACTTATTATGTGGCTCCCACAATTTTTTTTGATTTGTTATACAATTAATAGTAAGTAGCCTAAAACTTAGGAATCACAAATAGGGTTTTGGAATGCAGCCATAGGGTGCAACAATGAGCATCATGGACCTTTACGAACGTGCAGATTTTGTTGGCCCATCTAACTCTACCAGTGGAGCCTAGCCCAATCTAACATAGACTCAAATTAAGATATTCATCCATTGTTGCTCCCAATGCACCCTAATTTAGTTGAAAAATGAAAAGATGGCTCTTTACATGAAAAAGGTTGCCAACCCCTGTTCTACATTATAGAAAAAAAACTTGCTATGTTCAGTAAAACTTAATGCATGGTTACTTTTTGAGTCATAAATTGAATAAGTTTGGACCCCTAGAGTTCCCAAAGTGTCAGATTCATTTTACAAGGTCTCCGACCTTAGTCAGATCATTAGGCCTGAGGCATGTCAACAATTAGTAAATGTCAGCTAGTGCCAATTTCAAAGCTTTACAAATGCTCTTGACTTCAAACCTTGTGCAAGCACTCAGCCACTATGGGTCCTTTAACCAACTGCGTAAGACTCTGACAATAAAAGTTATTCATGCCCACAATGCAAAGGAAGGTAGAACTACCAAAAGACGACAGCAAAGCGCCGTCAGCTTGCCGTTTCAAGAGCGGGACATGTAATTAAGAGATGGCAGTTTGGGGGAACTGTGGAGGTCAAAATTAGATCAGGAAGACCAAGAAAACTCTAGGAGGGAACCGCTCGTATGCAGGTCAGAAAGGCAAAAACCTGCAGGAAGGTTTAGCAGACTCAGGAATAATGGTGCACCATTCCACTGTGCAGCAATGCTTGCACAAACAAGACCTTCATATCAGCAGAAGAAAACCTCACCTGCGTCCTCAGAATAAAATCCAACATCAGAAGTATGCAACAGATCATCTACAGAAGCTTAATGTATTTAGTAAACAAGTGCTGTGTACTGATGAAGGTCAAATATAACTCTTTGGCCACAACCAGAAAAGGTATGTTTAGAGAAAATAAGGAGCAGCATTTCATGGAAGCATGGGGCGGATCTATCATGCTTTGGAGCTGTGTTGCAGCAAGGGGCATTGCACTGGTGGAGGGAAGAATGGATTCTTCTAAATACCAGCATATTCTGGAAGCAAACATCACAACCTCTACAAAGATAAAGCTGAAAAGAGGATGGCTTCTACAACAAGATAATGATCCTAAACATACAGTACCTAAAAATCCACAATTGACTACTCGAAGGCTACTGCAAGCTGAAAGTTTTTGGAATTGTCATCACAATCCCTTGACTCAAACATATTTCAACATTTGTGGGTAGATCTTAAAAGAGCTGTGCATGCAAGAATATTGCAGAACTAGAAATCTTTTGCCAGGAAGAATGGGCGAAAATTTAAAATACAAAAGTTGAAATACTTTTTGCTGGCTACAAAAAGCATTTGCAAGCTGTGATTATCTGTCAGAGTTAATGTTACTTAATCACAAAGGAGGTTTCCCAAACTTTTTCACACAccacaatgtttttgttgttgttcaatTTATGGCATAACAAGTAACTATGCATTAATGTTTGCTGAACATTTAGTTTTTCCATAACCTAGAGAGACTGCATTTACATAATTAGTTtaaaagaaatacaaaataatatgctATTTGTCAAGGGGTAGCCACATTTTGGCATTAAAAAAAACCCATTAAGGGACAGTGTaccagtaaaaaaaacaatggTTAAAAACATTTGTATGTTCATAGATCTCATCTGCTCAAACTATTCAAGGTTTTCTTTTGTTCAAGTAAATGGAAGAATGTAACTAAAAATGGAAGAATGGTACTCAAACTGACCTGAGTAGTCAATGCTCAATTCATAAATAATAATCCGACACTGTCCTTGTTGATCTTGATGTGGGCTTTTATATTTGTACAGGAGTACATTTTATTCTAACTTAACTCCAACTGTGAAAAAGGTTATACATTTTTTAAGATGGAATAAAATCAAGCAATATTTAAAAGGCTACACAGAGGAATAACCAAGCACAATATGTATTTTGTTACTTTTAGTAACTTACACATTTAGGTCCACAATGAAATCAACCAACAAAGAGTACCACTTTCTTATGCTGTTCAGCTACTTGATTTGttattttgtaatatttgtatattttgtaaTTGAAGTCATGCATAATGACTCCTAACAACAATTTCTGAACAAAAAATGTCCATTCAAATGTTCAGTGTTTAGAGACAAATAATGCCTGACTTTGGATGATTGCTACAACAACTGATGGAGCAAAGGAATTTAGGAAATCGTAAGTTTTGAGAGTTCTAGAAGATCTGAACAGTACCTGGCTTTTTGGAGGAGTCTTGGACCACTAATGGAATGTTGTTACTGTTATCTTTTCTTTTGACGAGCATGGATAGAAGTGCACTGTAAAATGACAGTTAATATGAAGCAAGGCATTCATTTTAGAACATCCCAATTCTTGCTAAGGTTGATTGATAGTTTGATGTAATGTATTTCTTATGGTCCCGAGTTAGCAAAACTCTAAACCAATTTTGTTGTCAGACACTCTGTATGACTTTGGTTCATGCTGTTGATCGAAGAATCGTAATAATATTATGAATGTGTTAAGAGGGCATGGTACATGGACATCTCACCTGAGAGGGTTGGAGGGCAGTTGTGAaatgggtggagggggtgggggtgggggggggggaggaggaggcaaagCTGAAGCAAGAGGCGGGTTCATCACTGCCTGGAGTTTCTTCTGAAGTTCCTCGACTGATCCATCAAAAAAGAAGGTCTTTCTTTAACTGCTATTGGACACAGAGTGCTTTGAgggaacaaatacattttgtggTCATAACCGAAACATTTTGACCTACTATTGCTATAACCTTCCTACGCCAGATTAAGAGAAACACGCTATGGTTTATGCTGTTCTTATGTTATGTTCAGTCCTTCAATTCCCAATACTGACTCACCCATATAGCGGAGATCCTTGGCCTCCCCCTCAGCCTTGAAGCACGTCCTCCTGCTCtcgttcttctcctcctccactagtTCCAGTTGATGTTGTAATGCCACTACCTCCTTTTGCAGCACGCTGCCTCGAAGCTGCTCCTCCATCACCTTcatctggacacacacgcacatcattTCTTATCATGAGTTTGAATAGTAGTGCTTTTAGGAAGTCCTACCCTTGACGTTGAGAAATAGTGACGGATGTATTATAAATGTAAGTGATGCTCTGGTCAAACTGATACTCATACTGTCAATGACATTCCCATTAAATAAGTGATTTTTTTGCCATCCTTTTTCAAGACAGGCTGAAACACAACTTGGAACATCGCAATGAACCATGCAACTGTGTGTCTTTTCCTAAAAAGAGATTGACCAGGAAGTAAGCTTTTCAAAGCCCCTGCCATAAACAGCTCCTGTGGTGATAATAGCTGATAAGTAGCTTTGGGCTGGTGCCAGTAcacattcttttttcttttttttctcagatAATGTGTTAATTGTTCTTTAAATGGAGGGTCTGGCTCACCTCCACTCCTAGACCCAGAGAGATCACTGATCCCACTCCTGTGTAATTGTTTTCATGAATGTAAGCACGCACAAGAGTGAATGGCACTCGCAATGCTCCTCATCATTATGGATCTAGCAAGTTGCTGCCCAGAGAGCTGGAAGCTGCCATTACTATTCAAAGACCATCTTGCCAGTCAATTGCTATTTTTTCTATTACTGATACATATATCGATCTCAGGGAAAATAGGAAGAATAACAATCTTTAAGTGAAACAATATACATTGTCTCAAACATCTaagccagtggttctcaaccctagTCTCAATGACCCCTGTcatgttttagacgtttccctgctccaacacacatgATTCAAATGATTAAGTCATTAtttagctcagcagaagcctgataacgaacaTTCATTCAAGGGTGGTTATGAAGGGATTAGGCCCACAGGTTATCACATGTTGCTGGTGTCTGACCTGTTGTTGGTGCTCCAGTGTGTTTCTCTCCAGGGCTTCAGTGAGTCTGCTGACATCACTGAGGGCACACTGCAGGGCCTCACCAGGACTCGTACTCTGCAGCAGGACCTGACTTTGTCTTCTCAGCTTCCTCTGCTCAACCAACATCTATACAGTCATACAAGACACCAGAGCTAGCATCGCCACTATAGGAATCTCCATCTCAATCACAAATACCTTCTGAGGTTGTTCTACCAAATCGCAAAGATGACTTTACTGTACAAGGCTTAACAAAGCtacaacaataataaaataaaaaactcaCAAACATATGTCTTGACTAGTGGCACTATGTGGCTACTTTGTTTTATTAATTCAGTGATTAAATTGCCCAATGTGATTGAACTAATGGCTGTattttataatataatataaaaacaTTGCAGGCTTTAATATCCAAGCGATGATGAGTCATTAGCATCAACAGGTGGATGATCAGGTGTGTGAAATGGGATTAGACCAACGCCATGTTAATCACAGCTGAGATGGCATGTTGAGCAGACCAAAATATCCATCCAAAGCTGCTAAACCTATTATGGTTACAGACAAAAGTAGAGATATAAcaagagaggtgagagaaaaagagatatgATTTACCTCTCTTGCAAAgttctctgcctctgccctgaGGTCTTTCTCTA
This DNA window, taken from Osmerus eperlanus chromosome 6, fOsmEpe2.1, whole genome shotgun sequence, encodes the following:
- the shtn1 gene encoding shootin-1 isoform X1; the encoded protein is MAHEEERKHMEKFADLSNHAIQEYEGLQREHGRAEMECKRMQIERDEAVNRLKEFQRVSHMVIEEVNTIQENLEIERTCRENVEVLASKLKRENRSLKRKSMLLLSHLGSETIAEIRLEDEEKEEENEDWGKACSSAQCQSIITELSDKLKLTLEEKKQVAINLEGTREKLKDLREDLQKERHDNTVLIAETVRQKKHLEKYNRVSLYAVEEYESLQENLNLEKDLRAEAENFAREMLVEQRKLRRQSQVLLQSTSPGEALQCALSDVSRLTEALERNTLEHQQQMKVMEEQLRGSVLQKEVVALQHQLELVEEEKNESRRTCFKAEGEAKDLRYMVEELQKKLQAVMNPPLASALPPPPPPPPPPPPPISQLPSNPLSALLSMLVKRKDNSNNIPLVVQDSSKKPEPDIRQQAVNEMMQRIKKGVALRPVGQSPNRARPIQRERVPSNSAIHELKGILETIKRPSPQPKTESPSTNNESELERILQRRRGTFKTPLDSSPPASPQTFPSSVLDLTRVKQAQRQPTHISQDSSPC
- the shtn1 gene encoding shootin-1 isoform X2; this encodes MAHEEERKHMEKFADLSNHAIQEYEGLQREHGRAEMECKRMQIERDEAVNRLKEFQRVSHMVIEEVNTIQENLEIERTCRENVEVLASKLKRENRSLKRKSMLLLSHLGSETIAEIRLEDEEKEEENEDWGKACSSAQCQSIITELSDKLKLTLEEKKQVAINLEGTREKLKDLREDLQKERHDNTVLIAETVRQKKHLEKYNRVSLYAVEEYESLQENLNLEKDLRAEAENFAREMLVEQRKLRRQSQVLLQSTSPGEALQCALSDVSRLTEALERNTLEHQQQMKVMEEQLRGSVLQKEVVALQHQLELVEEEKNESRRTCFKAEGEAKDLRYMVEELQKKLQAVMNPPLASALPPPPPPPPPPPPPISQLPSNPLSALLSMLVKRKDNSNNIPLVVQDSSKKPEPDIRQQAVNEMMQRIKKGVALRPVGQSPNRARPIQRERVPSNSAIHELKGILETIKRPSPQPKTESPSTNNESELERILQRRRGTFKTPLDSTSPQTFPSSVLDLTRVKQAQRQPTHISQDSSPC